One part of the Actinotignum schaalii genome encodes these proteins:
- a CDS encoding WXG100 family type VII secretion target, giving the protein MTEVRAHFGELSAGAADMAAHASHIEAVLAQLDAQIRTAMVDWDGQSQAAYEAAQTRWHAAARSLNDIYARIGQQVECASQNYRAADRAVARLFG; this is encoded by the coding sequence ATGACCGAGGTTCGTGCCCATTTTGGGGAACTCTCCGCGGGGGCGGCTGATATGGCTGCTCACGCTTCCCACATCGAGGCGGTGCTCGCGCAGCTCGATGCGCAAATACGCACCGCGATGGTGGATTGGGACGGGCAGTCTCAGGCAGCCTACGAAGCCGCGCAAACGCGGTGGCATGCCGCGGCCCGCTCTCTAAATGACATTTACGCGCGCATTGGCCAGCAGGTGGAATGTGCTTCGCAGAACTATCGCGCGGCTGACCGGGCGGTGGCTCGCCTCTTCGGGTAG
- a CDS encoding VaFE repeat-containing surface-anchored protein, with amino-acid sequence MKGLVSTMAITTGPKPTPHVIRVFLAFLMVFALAGAGLFGGAGARADWDHSVGRGIEIKGVNIVGHLRLGPHYAETQSINGVAVEGYPIWCIQAKYADPGPGEMVDITTLTESRALGPGELQLSTPQMAWLLNRYEGNTTDDLNLAALSYLIHVNFEKEYPGRPGRAQETVNELVQAVRTQRPDIEERAQSYVREARASAAVGYVSGIVEGEGDRSGAIRGIGVHPDDSEAWLPGIPVVITLSGPAVFDASGSATWSGVTDSKPLELAWSATGNGQVSYTAVFDTPVRTTLTIFGADGTVQDTITYGHRPVSDPLTRNVPGRTWEVIYDFQPLGTSKVSTRPINTDGVIRDTLTTAVKEDYGDGKWTQVKGKNVPVTYRATAYWAGRTTPQRSDTVPEGAEVLGSVTVQANGPGETLTAELSTPKRGFVTWVWEVRKNEQGENSRYIHADWADHYGLPEETSREEFPFRPLGVSHVAEAKVVDTGTVLNDTFVARADENFRDGEWSRRPGTNGSFDDGPYIPVTYRATAWYVSPTAVPEPGVVPASSEKIGSVTVVAEGPGPIRAELSEPVSKPGMYTWVWEVLAEDQPAEFLPWIEAGWSDTFGLADETTSVRYPGKIDSALSIRQTKSGTYLVDDVWVSGLPANHPDFTGGAGFGADTQTLSHTLLFFPEGQAVTDENRAAARQIGKSVVLPARNGFYPSVGDPSWIMEQDEAGENLPGTYVVVSDFAGDDRAAPLATSVTDVTEQFTVTREPSLHTTMHHEDTHIAPNTGTVTLVDTVSYQHVIPGKEYEVHGKLLDPASGQPLRDASGSELTSISRFVSEHPNGSVEVVFEVDAATLAGTKVVATETLRQDGRDIAVHADLKDTNQTVTFTRLATRARDGSSSAADHAGGKDGAAGADGAEGAHGVAGADGAEGAHGVAGADGAEGAHGAGGDQILSATADAVITDEVCELSGALIPGETYRIETAAMFPDGTSVLGKDGTPVRKVSDFIPGSPSECARIKLDFDASGLAGREVVLFEWVYLGDRLISEHTDPLDSEQTVRFEEPPVPPTTPPATPPTTPPTTPPVTPPAPPELQRTGVALAGWLLAGLTALAGGLTLRYRANSRSSATR; translated from the coding sequence GTGAAAGGACTCGTATCCACCATGGCAATAACCACGGGCCCGAAACCCACCCCACATGTGATTCGGGTATTTCTTGCTTTTCTCATGGTGTTCGCTTTGGCGGGCGCCGGTCTGTTCGGCGGCGCCGGAGCGCGCGCCGATTGGGATCATTCTGTTGGCCGCGGCATCGAAATTAAAGGTGTAAATATTGTTGGCCACCTCCGCCTCGGCCCGCATTACGCGGAAACGCAATCAATTAACGGGGTGGCGGTGGAAGGCTATCCCATTTGGTGCATCCAAGCGAAATATGCCGATCCCGGCCCCGGGGAAATGGTCGATATTACGACTCTTACCGAATCCCGGGCGCTCGGGCCGGGGGAATTGCAGCTGAGCACCCCGCAAATGGCCTGGCTGCTCAACCGCTATGAAGGAAATACCACGGATGACCTCAACCTGGCTGCGTTGAGCTACCTCATCCACGTTAATTTCGAAAAGGAATACCCGGGGCGTCCGGGGCGGGCCCAAGAGACCGTGAACGAATTGGTGCAGGCGGTGCGCACCCAGCGTCCCGATATTGAGGAGCGGGCCCAGAGCTACGTGCGGGAAGCGCGCGCCAGCGCCGCCGTCGGCTACGTGAGCGGAATCGTGGAAGGCGAAGGGGACCGCAGCGGTGCCATCCGCGGTATCGGTGTGCACCCGGATGATTCCGAGGCGTGGCTGCCCGGAATTCCCGTGGTTATTACCCTCAGCGGCCCGGCGGTTTTTGACGCGAGCGGAAGCGCAACCTGGAGCGGAGTGACCGATAGCAAACCGCTGGAGCTGGCCTGGTCGGCCACCGGCAACGGTCAGGTGAGCTATACAGCCGTTTTCGATACCCCGGTTCGCACCACCCTGACTATTTTCGGTGCTGATGGCACCGTTCAGGACACCATCACCTACGGCCACCGCCCGGTCAGCGATCCTCTCACTCGCAATGTGCCGGGTCGCACCTGGGAAGTTATTTATGATTTCCAGCCGCTGGGCACCTCGAAGGTCAGCACCCGTCCTATTAATACCGACGGCGTTATTCGCGATACCCTCACCACCGCCGTCAAGGAGGATTACGGGGATGGGAAATGGACCCAGGTGAAGGGGAAAAATGTGCCCGTCACCTATCGGGCTACCGCCTACTGGGCGGGCCGCACCACCCCGCAGCGCAGCGATACCGTTCCTGAAGGAGCCGAGGTTCTGGGTTCGGTCACGGTCCAGGCCAATGGCCCGGGGGAGACTCTCACCGCGGAACTTTCCACCCCCAAACGCGGTTTCGTCACCTGGGTATGGGAGGTCCGCAAAAATGAGCAGGGGGAGAACTCCCGCTATATTCACGCCGATTGGGCTGATCATTACGGGCTCCCGGAGGAAACTTCCCGGGAAGAATTCCCCTTCCGGCCTCTCGGGGTATCTCACGTGGCTGAGGCGAAAGTGGTAGATACCGGCACGGTCCTCAATGATACTTTCGTGGCCCGCGCGGATGAGAATTTCCGGGATGGGGAATGGAGCCGCCGCCCGGGAACGAACGGTTCTTTCGATGACGGTCCCTATATTCCGGTTACTTACCGGGCCACCGCCTGGTATGTCTCACCCACGGCCGTTCCTGAGCCGGGCGTGGTCCCGGCCAGCTCGGAAAAAATCGGGTCGGTGACGGTGGTGGCCGAAGGCCCGGGCCCGATCCGGGCAGAATTGAGCGAGCCGGTGAGCAAACCCGGAATGTACACCTGGGTGTGGGAAGTCCTCGCGGAGGACCAACCGGCCGAGTTCTTGCCCTGGATTGAGGCTGGCTGGTCGGATACGTTTGGGCTGGCCGATGAAACAACGTCGGTTCGCTACCCCGGGAAGATCGATTCGGCTCTCTCGATTCGCCAAACAAAGTCCGGCACCTACCTGGTTGATGATGTGTGGGTGAGCGGCCTGCCCGCCAACCATCCTGATTTCACCGGCGGGGCCGGGTTTGGGGCCGATACCCAGACGCTCAGCCATACCCTGCTGTTCTTCCCGGAAGGCCAAGCGGTCACCGATGAGAACCGCGCGGCTGCCCGCCAGATCGGGAAGTCGGTGGTGCTTCCCGCCCGTAACGGTTTCTATCCGAGCGTGGGTGATCCGTCCTGGATTATGGAGCAGGATGAGGCCGGGGAGAACCTGCCGGGCACCTACGTGGTGGTGTCCGATTTCGCGGGTGATGACCGGGCGGCGCCGCTGGCCACCAGCGTCACCGATGTGACCGAGCAGTTCACGGTCACCCGCGAACCTTCCCTCCACACCACTATGCACCACGAGGACACCCATATCGCGCCCAATACCGGCACCGTCACCCTGGTGGATACCGTGTCCTACCAGCACGTGATTCCCGGTAAGGAATACGAGGTCCACGGGAAACTCTTGGATCCGGCCAGCGGTCAGCCGCTGCGCGACGCCAGTGGCAGCGAGCTCACCAGCATCAGCCGTTTCGTGTCCGAGCACCCCAACGGTAGCGTCGAGGTGGTTTTTGAGGTCGACGCCGCAACTCTGGCCGGCACCAAGGTGGTGGCCACGGAAACTCTGCGCCAGGACGGGCGGGATATTGCCGTGCATGCTGACCTGAAGGACACCAACCAGACGGTGACCTTCACGCGCCTGGCCACCCGCGCCCGGGATGGCTCTTCGAGTGCTGCTGATCATGCCGGCGGCAAAGATGGTGCGGCGGGTGCTGATGGTGCCGAGGGTGCACATGGTGTGGCGGGTGCTGATGGTGCCGAGGGTGCACATGGTGTGGCGGGTGCTGATGGTGCCGAGGGTGCACATGGCGCCGGCGGCGACCAGATTCTGAGCGCCACCGCGGACGCGGTGATCACCGATGAGGTATGCGAGCTCAGCGGAGCGCTTATTCCCGGGGAGACCTACCGGATCGAAACGGCCGCCATGTTCCCCGATGGGACGTCGGTGCTCGGGAAGGATGGCACCCCGGTGCGCAAAGTCAGCGACTTCATTCCCGGTTCGCCCAGCGAATGCGCCCGCATCAAGTTGGACTTTGACGCGAGCGGCTTAGCTGGCCGCGAGGTGGTTCTTTTCGAATGGGTGTACCTGGGCGACCGACTCATTTCCGAACACACCGATCCGCTCGATAGCGAACAAACGGTTCGCTTCGAAGAACCACCGGTACCTCCAACGACGCCGCCCGCTACGCCACCGACCACCCCGCCCACTACTCCGCCGGTTACGCCGCCGGCGCCTCCGGAGCTGCAACGCACCGGTGTGGCGCTCGCGGGCTGGCTCCTGGCCGGGCTCACCGCGCTCGCCGGTGGCTTGACCCTGCGCTACCGGGCCAATTCCCGTTCCAGCGCTACCCGCTAA